A DNA window from Parabacteroides johnsonii DSM 18315 contains the following coding sequences:
- a CDS encoding SUMF1/EgtB/PvdO family nonheme iron enzyme, whose protein sequence is MATNNNSNRYPSENKGRFFKGKTFILLVGLLLGAGIMVAVYKTSVYFSSDESCMMCHVHPHVEDSWKLSKHVNNGSGVKTHCVACHLPPQSDTWNHYTAKAKLGLKDVWSFMTKDSADFDWNTKSELEHAVKYIPNESCKECHQNLFPEGINQDGITAHLYYDENEKKLDLQCISCHLDAGHYNPDYKHGKLTGIPGAATAAVDTSLYFKTATPVTSFTDYTEQIPGTAVTFKMVAIPGGTFKMGSTDKEPFHKADEAPVRNVTVSPFFMAEVEVTWDQYWAFYGQTMSEGRTPPETVYANNSNPDVDAISGPTPPFGFPDQGWGAGDRPAITMTHYAAETFCQWLSKQTGKKYRLPTEAEWEYAARGGTETPYFFTGNPKDFSDQGFWRKFFDAKTDSISSFVIYAKNSKNRTQEPGEVKANPFGLKNMLGNVMEYCADKYDPQAYSKGGESVTNPLITEGEEWVVRGGNYTSDAADVRSAARDYTKHDAWLKTDPQQPKSIWWYSDIRGIGFRVVCEPDPAIGAK, encoded by the coding sequence ATGGCTACTAATAACAATTCTAATCGTTATCCTTCCGAAAACAAAGGGAGATTTTTCAAAGGAAAAACCTTCATTCTTTTGGTCGGGTTACTTCTCGGGGCAGGCATTATGGTTGCCGTATACAAAACATCCGTTTATTTCTCTTCCGATGAATCTTGTATGATGTGCCATGTTCATCCGCATGTAGAAGACAGCTGGAAACTCTCCAAACACGTAAATAACGGAAGCGGTGTTAAAACACATTGTGTGGCTTGTCACCTTCCGCCTCAAAGCGACACATGGAATCATTATACGGCTAAAGCCAAATTGGGACTGAAAGACGTATGGTCTTTCATGACAAAAGACAGTGCAGATTTCGACTGGAACACCAAGTCGGAACTGGAACATGCCGTTAAATATATTCCGAACGAATCCTGCAAAGAATGTCATCAGAATCTGTTCCCGGAAGGGATTAACCAAGATGGTATCACTGCTCACCTTTATTATGACGAAAACGAAAAGAAACTGGATTTGCAGTGTATCAGCTGCCACCTCGACGCGGGGCACTATAATCCGGATTACAAACATGGTAAATTAACAGGCATTCCCGGTGCTGCCACAGCAGCGGTCGACACCAGCCTCTATTTCAAGACGGCGACACCTGTCACATCATTTACCGACTATACGGAACAAATTCCGGGTACGGCCGTTACTTTCAAAATGGTTGCCATTCCGGGCGGTACATTCAAAATGGGTAGTACAGATAAAGAACCGTTCCATAAGGCAGATGAGGCTCCGGTCCGAAATGTTACGGTCAGTCCTTTCTTTATGGCAGAAGTAGAAGTTACTTGGGATCAATATTGGGCATTCTACGGACAAACCATGAGTGAAGGACGTACTCCTCCCGAAACCGTATACGCAAATAACAGCAATCCGGATGTCGATGCCATTTCCGGTCCGACTCCCCCGTTCGGATTCCCCGACCAAGGATGGGGTGCTGGTGATCGTCCGGCTATTACGATGACACATTACGCAGCAGAAACATTCTGCCAGTGGTTGTCTAAACAAACAGGGAAAAAATACCGTCTGCCGACCGAGGCAGAATGGGAATATGCAGCCCGTGGAGGAACGGAAACTCCTTATTTCTTCACAGGAAATCCTAAAGATTTTTCAGATCAGGGATTCTGGCGTAAGTTCTTCGATGCAAAGACAGACAGCATTAGTTCATTCGTGATTTACGCGAAGAACAGCAAGAACAGAACTCAGGAGCCGGGCGAAGTGAAAGCGAACCCGTTCGGTTTGAAGAACATGCTGGGTAACGTAATGGAATATTGTGCCGACAAATATGACCCTCAGGCTTACAGTAAAGGCGGTGAAAGTGTGACTAACCCGTTAATCACAGAAGGAGAAGAATGGGTTGTACGCGGCGGTAACTACACTTCCGATGCAGCAGATGTCCGTTCCGCAGCCCGCGATTATACCAAGCATGACGCATGGCTGAAGACAGACCCGCAGCAACCGAAGAGTATCTGGTGGTATTCGGATATCCGAGGTATCGGTTTCCGTGTGGTTTGCGAACCGGACCCAGCAATTGGAGCAAAATAA
- a CDS encoding Gfo/Idh/MocA family oxidoreductase has product MKKENSISRRSFLKSTAMAGALGAIGTGSASVLTSCAGGSESAAANKPLKEPGTYYIPELPDKATDGKELKAGVIGCGGRGSGAAFNFLEAGNGVTIVALGDTFQERIDDLAGKLKKEKNIDIPADKRFVGLDAYKQVIDSGVDVVIIATPPVFRPIHFQYATEKGKHSFLEKPICVDPVGYRTIMATAKQAQAKNLCVITGTQRHHQRSYVESYKKIMEGAIGEITGGVVYWNQSMLWYRDRQKEWNDCEYMIKDWVNWKWLSGDHIVEQHVHNIDVFTWFSGLKPVKAVGFGSRQRRITGDQYDNFSIDFTMENGIHLHSMCRQIDGCATNVSEFIQGTKGSWNSATMEIKDNAGNVVWKYDGEAEKANTKQQNPYVLEHVNWINLIRSGKSIDQASETAVANMAAIMGRESAYTGAETTWDAMTASPIDYTPKDLNLGKMDMSGFTVQVPGKAQDKK; this is encoded by the coding sequence ATGAAGAAAGAAAACAGTATTAGCAGAAGATCGTTTTTAAAAAGTACAGCTATGGCCGGAGCACTGGGTGCAATCGGTACAGGTAGTGCAAGTGTATTAACCTCATGTGCAGGTGGCAGCGAAAGTGCTGCAGCAAACAAGCCTCTGAAAGAGCCTGGAACTTATTATATTCCGGAATTGCCCGACAAGGCTACTGACGGAAAAGAGTTGAAAGCCGGTGTTATCGGTTGTGGTGGACGTGGTTCCGGTGCAGCATTCAACTTCTTGGAAGCAGGTAATGGTGTGACAATCGTTGCCTTAGGTGATACATTTCAGGAAAGAATCGATGATTTGGCAGGTAAATTGAAAAAAGAGAAAAACATTGATATTCCGGCAGACAAACGTTTTGTTGGTTTGGACGCTTACAAACAGGTAATCGATAGTGGTGTCGATGTTGTTATTATCGCTACCCCCCCCGTATTCCGTCCGATTCATTTCCAATATGCGACTGAAAAAGGCAAACATTCATTCCTGGAAAAACCGATTTGTGTAGATCCAGTAGGATATCGTACTATCATGGCAACAGCTAAACAGGCCCAGGCTAAGAACTTATGTGTCATTACCGGTACACAACGTCATCACCAGCGTAGCTATGTAGAATCTTACAAGAAGATCATGGAAGGAGCTATTGGTGAAATCACCGGTGGTGTTGTTTATTGGAATCAGAGTATGTTGTGGTATCGTGACCGCCAGAAAGAATGGAACGATTGCGAATATATGATCAAAGACTGGGTGAACTGGAAATGGTTATCCGGAGACCACATCGTAGAACAGCACGTACACAACATCGATGTATTCACATGGTTCAGTGGTTTGAAACCGGTCAAAGCAGTCGGATTCGGTTCTCGTCAGCGTCGTATAACAGGCGACCAGTATGACAACTTCAGCATCGACTTCACAATGGAAAACGGCATCCACTTGCATAGTATGTGTCGCCAGATTGACGGTTGTGCCACTAACGTCAGCGAATTTATCCAAGGAACAAAAGGCTCTTGGAACAGCGCTACGATGGAAATCAAAGATAATGCAGGCAATGTAGTTTGGAAATATGACGGAGAAGCAGAAAAAGCAAACACAAAACAGCAGAATCCGTATGTATTGGAACACGTCAACTGGATTAACTTGATCCGCAGTGGCAAGTCTATTGACCAAGCATCTGAAACTGCTGTAGCCAATATGGCTGCTATCATGGGACGTGAATCAGCTTACACTGGTGCAGAAACGACCTGGGATGCCATGACTGCTTCTCCTATCGATTACACTCCGAAAGACTTGAATTTAGGCAAGATGGATATGAGTGGATTTACAGTTCAAGTTCCGGGTAAAGCCCAAGACAAGAAATAA
- a CDS encoding sugar phosphate isomerase/epimerase family protein produces MALNRRNFLRTTLAGAAVAAGSSAFAACGGKAASTEGCPTEKGSCPNSKAELKISFQEGIAPGANLNEKLDYMEKLGVVGFEPGGRGLKDRVKEIKDALNGRNIKVSAICAGFQGFILSTDPAIRKQCMDTMKEIMAAAGELGSTGVIIVPAFNGQKPAMPHTQETRDFLCEQFNEMGNFAKEHGTTVIFEPLNRKEAFYLRQVADAASICRDINNPGVRCMGDFWHMTWEETSDMGAFLSAGEYLQHVHVASRKRRSMPGEDGEADNYVNGFKGLKMLDYDKYVSFECGCQGDRNVLVPAAVELLRKQWEEA; encoded by the coding sequence ATGGCACTGAACAGAAGAAACTTTTTAAGAACAACTCTGGCTGGCGCGGCTGTTGCAGCCGGTAGTTCAGCTTTTGCTGCCTGTGGTGGCAAAGCTGCTTCTACAGAAGGTTGTCCGACAGAAAAGGGATCATGCCCCAACAGCAAAGCCGAGTTGAAGATATCTTTTCAGGAAGGAATCGCCCCAGGTGCCAACCTCAACGAAAAGCTCGACTACATGGAAAAGTTGGGCGTCGTTGGTTTCGAACCGGGTGGACGCGGCCTGAAAGATCGTGTAAAAGAGATCAAGGATGCACTCAACGGACGCAATATCAAAGTGAGCGCCATTTGTGCAGGTTTCCAGGGTTTCATCCTTTCGACAGATCCGGCTATCCGCAAACAGTGTATGGATACGATGAAAGAGATCATGGCTGCCGCAGGCGAATTAGGTTCTACGGGAGTGATCATCGTTCCGGCTTTCAACGGCCAGAAACCAGCCATGCCTCATACACAGGAAACACGGGACTTTTTGTGCGAACAATTCAATGAAATGGGTAACTTCGCAAAAGAACACGGAACTACTGTTATCTTTGAACCGCTCAACAGGAAAGAGGCTTTTTATCTCCGCCAGGTAGCGGATGCAGCCTCCATCTGCCGCGATATCAACAATCCGGGTGTACGCTGTATGGGTGACTTCTGGCACATGACTTGGGAAGAGACTTCCGACATGGGAGCTTTCCTTTCCGCAGGCGAATATCTGCAACATGTGCATGTTGCCAGCCGTAAACGCCGCAGCATGCCGGGTGAAGACGGCGAAGCGGATAACTATGTGAACGGCTTTAAAGGTTTGAAGATGTTGGATTACGACAAATATGTAAGTTTCGAATGCGGATGCCAGGGAGACCGGAACGTTTTGGTGCCCGCCGCAGTGGAACTATTACGAAAACAATGGGAAGAAGCATAA
- a CDS encoding LuxR C-terminal-related transcriptional regulator, protein MHRNKQIAIILPDTLQSIGLQSMLADYFPPVEISHYPTFEALSTSGNDTFDYYFTNAASFVLYADFFLPRRSKTMVLIDGAEDEGGLSATNHITIKASQEIIIEQMEQLFTGENNSISSENNKELSTRETDVLQLIVKGSTNKEIADKLNISLNTVLSHRKNITTKLGIKTVSGLTFYAIMNGIISGDDIEL, encoded by the coding sequence ATGCATCGCAACAAGCAAATAGCAATTATATTACCCGACACGCTACAGAGCATCGGCCTACAAAGCATGCTGGCCGACTATTTTCCACCGGTAGAGATCAGCCACTACCCCACTTTCGAGGCTTTATCGACTTCCGGCAACGATACATTCGATTACTATTTTACAAATGCCGCTTCATTTGTCCTTTATGCAGACTTTTTCCTCCCTCGTCGGAGCAAGACAATGGTCCTGATCGACGGGGCCGAAGACGAAGGAGGGTTATCGGCAACTAATCATATCACGATCAAGGCCTCGCAGGAAATCATCATCGAGCAGATGGAACAACTTTTTACCGGAGAAAACAACAGTATTTCCAGCGAGAACAACAAAGAACTGTCCACCCGCGAAACGGATGTCCTCCAATTAATCGTCAAAGGCAGTACCAACAAAGAAATTGCAGACAAGCTGAATATCAGCCTGAACACAGTCCTCAGCCACCGCAAGAACATCACCACCAAGCTCGGTATCAAAACCGTATCGGGGCTTACCTTCTATGCCATTATGAACGGTATTATTTCAGGCGACGACATCGAACTTTAA
- a CDS encoding TonB-dependent receptor has protein sequence MNQRYLYILVAGALTCLQPIKAERVNENVNDTIKTYNIGEVIVTSSTKETNDLRTLPGAVSILSPQAIAAKQIDALKDISAFIPNLYMPDYGSKMTSAIYIRGIGARSSGQSIGLYVDNVPYLDKSAFDFELNDIQRIEVLRGPQGTLYGRNAMGGIVNIYTLSPFDYQGTKVTMSMGNYGVAKAKVSQYSKIGENIGLSLSGYYDRNDGFFINEYNNTKADKEESAGGRFKLEGYITDHLKAQYTFNYDYVTQKAFPYGQYDPQTGTVQPIRINDPSSYWRRTLNNSLYLEWKTDRFILASTTAYQYLKDDMKMDQDYTELSVFTLHQRQKQYAWSEELAIKSNTKSNYQWSFGAYGFYNSLNTDGPVIFKQDGLTGILQKAFDDILANNPKAPKLTVQGDKLNQIYFPGNFDTPTHGFAAFHQSTYNDLFVEGLSITAGIRLDYEKASLDYHSAVDSMKIGVEMGPMKMTLPVTTTMDGNISQDFLQVLPKISLRYQCTPETFTYVSVAKGYKTGGYNVQMFGDLVQAQAKYDLMSKFAPDKAEQPGEVEDVASYKPEHSWNYEAGIRSELIRGRLSAELTLFYMDIRDIQLTSFAENGSGRLITNGGKANSYGMELSLRGRIMDGLTADLNYGFTHATFRDYIFTDKDENSQIVKTDCKDNFIPYTPRHTVSLGLQYTKLLHRKMIDQFTASAQFTGAGKIFWTEKNDISQPFYGLVNAKAGIRKGIVNLNLWSRNITGTDYQAFYFESFNQSFIQKGKPFQIGGEITVTF, from the coding sequence ATGAATCAACGCTATCTGTATATCCTTGTTGCAGGCGCGCTTACGTGTTTGCAACCGATTAAAGCCGAACGGGTGAATGAAAATGTGAACGACACGATCAAGACCTATAATATAGGTGAAGTGATCGTCACTTCTTCCACAAAGGAAACGAACGACCTTCGTACGCTTCCGGGAGCTGTTTCCATCCTCTCACCCCAAGCGATAGCAGCCAAGCAGATAGATGCCCTCAAGGATATCAGCGCTTTCATCCCCAACCTTTATATGCCGGACTATGGTTCGAAAATGACTTCGGCCATCTATATACGTGGAATCGGAGCGCGAAGCAGTGGGCAATCCATCGGATTATATGTTGACAACGTCCCTTACCTGGATAAAAGTGCTTTTGATTTCGAGCTGAACGATATTCAGCGCATCGAAGTCTTACGCGGACCGCAGGGAACCCTCTACGGACGCAATGCAATGGGAGGTATCGTCAACATCTACACCCTCTCCCCCTTCGATTACCAAGGAACAAAAGTCACAATGTCGATGGGCAACTACGGGGTAGCCAAAGCCAAAGTTTCCCAATACAGCAAGATCGGAGAAAACATCGGACTCTCATTAAGCGGATATTACGACCGTAACGACGGCTTTTTCATCAACGAATACAACAACACAAAGGCCGATAAGGAGGAATCGGCAGGCGGCCGTTTCAAGTTGGAGGGGTATATTACAGATCATTTGAAAGCGCAATATACATTCAACTATGACTATGTAACGCAAAAAGCCTTTCCTTACGGGCAGTACGACCCACAAACCGGTACCGTACAGCCGATCCGCATCAACGATCCGAGTTCCTATTGGCGCCGCACACTGAACAACAGTTTGTACCTGGAATGGAAAACAGACCGTTTCATCCTCGCCTCCACCACGGCTTACCAATATCTGAAAGACGATATGAAAATGGACCAGGACTATACGGAACTATCTGTCTTCACCCTCCATCAAAGACAGAAACAATATGCCTGGAGCGAAGAGCTAGCGATCAAATCCAATACAAAAAGCAATTACCAATGGAGCTTCGGCGCCTACGGTTTTTACAACAGCCTGAATACTGACGGTCCCGTGATCTTCAAGCAAGACGGGCTGACAGGTATTTTGCAAAAAGCATTCGACGACATCCTGGCCAATAATCCGAAAGCACCGAAACTGACCGTCCAGGGAGACAAACTGAACCAGATCTATTTCCCCGGCAACTTCGACACACCGACTCACGGTTTCGCCGCCTTCCACCAATCGACCTACAACGACCTCTTTGTCGAAGGACTTTCCATTACCGCCGGTATCCGTCTGGACTACGAAAAAGCCAGTCTGGACTATCACTCGGCTGTAGACAGCATGAAGATCGGCGTGGAAATGGGCCCGATGAAGATGACACTACCGGTCACAACAACTATGGACGGCAACATCTCACAAGATTTCCTGCAAGTATTGCCGAAGATTTCACTCCGTTACCAGTGCACACCCGAAACATTCACATATGTCTCGGTCGCCAAAGGATACAAGACAGGAGGATATAATGTACAGATGTTCGGCGACCTGGTCCAGGCTCAAGCCAAATATGACTTGATGTCCAAGTTCGCCCCCGACAAGGCCGAACAACCGGGAGAAGTGGAAGACGTCGCTTCCTATAAACCGGAACATAGCTGGAATTACGAAGCAGGCATCCGTAGCGAACTGATCCGAGGCAGGCTGAGTGCAGAGCTGACACTCTTCTATATGGACATCCGTGACATCCAACTGACCAGCTTTGCCGAAAACGGCAGCGGGCGTCTGATCACCAACGGAGGAAAGGCGAACAGCTACGGCATGGAACTGAGCCTGCGCGGGCGTATCATGGACGGACTAACCGCAGATCTTAACTACGGTTTTACACACGCCACCTTCCGCGATTACATCTTCACGGACAAGGACGAGAACAGCCAGATCGTAAAAACGGACTGCAAGGATAATTTCATTCCTTACACACCGCGCCACACCGTAAGCTTAGGATTGCAATACACGAAACTGCTCCACCGGAAAATGATCGACCAATTTACTGCATCCGCCCAATTCACCGGGGCCGGCAAGATCTTCTGGACAGAAAAAAACGACATCAGCCAACCGTTCTACGGCCTCGTCAATGCAAAAGCAGGTATCCGCAAGGGAATCGTCAACCTCAACCTGTGGAGCCGCAACATCACAGGCACGGACTACCAGGCGTTCTATTTCGAATCATTCAACCAGTCATTCATCCAGAAAGGCAAACCTTTCCAGATCGGAGGCGAAATCACCGTTACATTTTAA
- a CDS encoding TonB-dependent receptor, protein MKLFYYLPLLLCLTYTAKGEEIEKDTAKIRNVELNEVVVQSFKQQRDLRLEPLSASAVTGTAIQNRNITGIKEFSSFIPNLFMPDYGSKLTSPVYIRGIGSKINAPSVGLYVDGIPYFEKSAFDFDFNEVDRIEVLRGPQGTLYGRNTMGGIINVYTKSPLKYEGTNIWLSNGNYGYRDYALSHYKKIGEKFGYAVSGDFQSSDGYFTNLFTDKKADDMKSGSARIRLEWKPRKNLSIGLMSSFDRSVQGGYPYAVCDSVTHKPGEVNYNDYSFYKRTLSTTGFSADYQGRGYSINSRTAFQYISDHQGIDQDFSPKSIYFARQDMKQKMFSEELNIKSTTPGRYKWLFGAFGFWQGIDNTVTLDYFTKDYATRKLYDTPTYGVAFYHQSTIDDLLTRGLSLTFGIRYDYEHTSNDFLFYKETDGGSKQMDAFDSRLKFSQVTPKIALQYMFPSTGMLYATVTKGYKTGGFNTSFDREEDRTFRPETSWNYELGAKHPLLDNRLNAEVCFFWIDWKNQQIYQMLATQNGQFLRNAGRSESKGVEVSLQGNPVNGLMVQVNYGFTHATFKDYKDERKGIDYSGNFLPMVPRHTFAVGADYTIPNPCRHIDRFTISANYTGTGRIQWKEDNKISQPYYGLLNAKVSATKDFITFAIWGKNMTGADYSAFYFETGGKGLAQKGRPFTIGGNIQLNF, encoded by the coding sequence ATGAAATTATTCTATTACCTCCCGTTACTGCTCTGCCTGACATACACGGCAAAAGGGGAAGAGATTGAAAAAGATACGGCGAAGATCCGCAATGTCGAACTGAACGAAGTGGTCGTGCAATCGTTCAAGCAACAGCGGGACCTCAGGCTGGAACCCCTATCGGCATCAGCCGTGACGGGAACGGCCATCCAAAACCGGAATATCACGGGAATCAAAGAATTCAGTTCGTTCATCCCGAATCTTTTCATGCCGGACTACGGATCGAAACTGACCTCACCGGTTTATATCCGGGGGATCGGATCGAAAATCAATGCACCCTCGGTCGGGCTTTATGTGGACGGCATCCCCTACTTCGAAAAATCAGCTTTCGATTTTGATTTCAATGAAGTGGACAGGATCGAAGTGTTGCGCGGTCCGCAAGGGACACTCTACGGCCGTAACACGATGGGCGGCATCATCAATGTCTATACAAAATCGCCTCTGAAATATGAAGGGACGAACATCTGGCTTTCCAACGGCAACTACGGTTACCGCGACTATGCCCTCTCCCATTATAAAAAGATCGGAGAAAAGTTCGGATATGCCGTTTCCGGTGATTTCCAAAGCAGCGACGGCTATTTTACCAACCTGTTTACGGATAAAAAGGCAGATGATATGAAGTCCGGTTCCGCCCGCATCCGCCTGGAATGGAAGCCTCGAAAGAACCTTTCGATCGGGCTGATGAGTTCGTTCGACCGTTCTGTCCAGGGCGGCTATCCCTACGCTGTCTGCGATTCGGTCACCCATAAACCGGGAGAAGTCAACTATAATGACTACAGTTTCTACAAACGGACACTTTCGACAACCGGCTTCTCGGCGGATTACCAGGGAAGGGGCTACAGCATCAACAGCCGGACCGCCTTCCAATATATCTCGGACCATCAAGGCATCGACCAGGATTTCTCTCCCAAAAGCATCTATTTCGCACGTCAGGATATGAAGCAGAAAATGTTTTCCGAAGAACTGAACATCAAATCAACGACTCCCGGACGCTACAAATGGCTGTTCGGTGCCTTCGGTTTCTGGCAGGGGATAGACAATACCGTGACACTCGATTATTTTACCAAAGACTATGCGACACGCAAGCTGTACGACACGCCGACCTATGGTGTCGCTTTCTACCACCAATCCACAATCGACGACCTGCTGACGCGCGGTCTGTCACTGACTTTCGGCATCCGCTACGATTATGAGCACACCTCCAACGATTTTCTTTTTTATAAAGAAACGGACGGCGGCAGCAAGCAGATGGATGCCTTCGACAGCCGGCTCAAATTCAGCCAGGTCACCCCGAAAATCGCCCTGCAATATATGTTCCCGTCTACCGGCATGCTCTACGCCACCGTGACGAAGGGGTATAAGACAGGTGGTTTCAATACCTCCTTCGATCGTGAGGAAGACCGCACATTCCGCCCCGAAACCAGTTGGAACTACGAGTTGGGAGCAAAGCACCCGCTTCTCGACAACCGCCTGAACGCTGAGGTCTGTTTCTTCTGGATCGACTGGAAGAACCAACAGATTTACCAGATGCTCGCCACCCAGAACGGGCAGTTCCTGCGTAACGCTGGACGTAGTGAGAGCAAAGGTGTCGAAGTCAGCCTGCAAGGGAATCCGGTCAACGGGCTGATGGTACAGGTAAACTACGGCTTTACGCACGCCACTTTCAAAGATTACAAAGATGAACGGAAAGGCATCGACTACAGCGGCAATTTCCTGCCGATGGTCCCACGCCACACTTTTGCCGTCGGAGCCGATTACACGATCCCGAACCCTTGCCGACACATCGATCGCTTCACAATCAGTGCAAACTACACCGGAACGGGACGTATCCAATGGAAAGAAGACAATAAAATCTCACAACCCTACTACGGACTATTGAATGCAAAAGTGTCTGCTACAAAAGATTTTATTACCTTTGCAATCTGGGGGAAAAATATGACCGGTGCAGACTATTCTGCTTTCTATTTCGAAACAGGCGGAAAGGGTCTGGCACAAAAAGGACGGCCGTTCACGATCGGAGGGAATATACAATTGAATTTTTAA
- a CDS encoding MFS transporter produces MIQKDKTYNLATFFCLYIAQTIPMSFFSTVIPVMMRQENFSLSAIGLLQLIKLPWILKFLWSPMVDRHAVTTGDYKRWIFSSELIYAGLIFAVAFLDFHTDFYTIVALIIVSFVASATQDIATDALAVLAFSRKDKSLVNSMQSMGSFGGSMIGGGVLLLLFKQIGWNGLLPCVALFVIAALLPLFFNKGLRIQPKDTHERAKKADVIYFFARRSIWKQIGFLFLYYSGLIGTLAMLKPWLVDLGYDMKEIGVMSGVAGTFIGFLSSFAGGMIVRRIGRFRARILFAVFVLIATLYFLGLSYVHPTTTLLYGGIFLLWGSYGMATIVVYTTAMDCVRPGREGTDFTIQTVITHLSGMLMAILSGKIADHTGYHGLFFFEASIALVSLIYIITVFRKDKNTI; encoded by the coding sequence ATGATACAGAAAGACAAAACATACAACCTCGCGACCTTCTTCTGCCTCTACATCGCGCAGACGATCCCAATGAGCTTCTTTTCCACCGTCATCCCCGTCATGATGCGTCAGGAAAACTTTTCGCTCTCGGCCATCGGGCTTCTCCAGTTGATCAAGTTGCCTTGGATACTAAAATTCCTTTGGTCACCGATGGTAGACCGACACGCCGTGACGACGGGCGATTATAAACGGTGGATTTTTTCTTCCGAACTGATCTACGCCGGCCTGATCTTTGCCGTCGCTTTCCTTGATTTCCATACGGACTTCTATACGATCGTCGCCCTGATCATCGTTTCCTTCGTCGCTTCCGCCACGCAGGATATCGCGACCGACGCGTTGGCGGTACTCGCTTTCAGCCGGAAGGATAAAAGTCTTGTAAACAGTATGCAGTCGATGGGAAGTTTCGGAGGTTCGATGATCGGGGGCGGTGTCTTGCTCCTACTTTTCAAACAGATCGGATGGAACGGGCTGTTGCCCTGCGTCGCACTGTTTGTCATCGCTGCCCTCCTGCCGCTCTTTTTCAACAAAGGCCTCCGCATCCAACCGAAGGACACGCACGAACGGGCCAAAAAGGCGGATGTGATCTATTTCTTCGCCCGCCGGAGCATCTGGAAACAGATCGGTTTCCTTTTCCTTTACTATTCCGGCTTGATCGGTACGCTCGCCATGTTGAAGCCCTGGCTGGTCGACTTAGGCTACGACATGAAGGAGATCGGAGTGATGAGCGGAGTGGCGGGGACATTCATCGGGTTCCTCTCCTCATTTGCCGGCGGGATGATCGTACGGCGGATCGGTCGTTTCAGGGCACGCATCCTGTTTGCAGTATTTGTCTTGATAGCGACACTCTATTTCCTCGGACTTTCGTATGTGCATCCTACGACTACCTTGCTCTATGGCGGGATTTTCCTTCTGTGGGGCAGCTACGGGATGGCGACGATCGTAGTTTATACGACCGCTATGGACTGTGTACGCCCAGGACGCGAAGGAACGGATTTCACGATCCAGACGGTCATCACGCATCTCAGTGGCATGTTGATGGCTATCCTGAGTGGGAAAATTGCAGATCATACGGGTTATCACGGGCTTTTCTTCTTTGAGGCAAGCATCGCTTTGGTATCTCTTATTTATATAATAACAGTTTTCAGAAAAGATAAAAATACGATATGA